The region CAGGCCCATGCTGTTGCACTCGGGCACCACCAGGCTTATACCGACGGCTTTCTCTCTGGTCTTCAATGCATGGGCAATGTTGGCGGCGGCCTTCAGTACGCGCTCGCTTCCGGACGAAGTACCGGAAATTATGAGTGGGTTTTTAGCAGCCAGCAAGGCGTCGGTTATCTGCTGGGCCAGTTCCTGCCCTTCCTCCGTGATGCCTCTCACTTCGGGTGAATCCGGATCGATCAGGTTGGCCACCGCAAAACCCAGCCGGGCAATGGTGTCCGGGGAATCGAAGAAAGAAAGGGTAGCCAGTTCGTCGAGCTTGGTAGGCGTGTAGTGGGCAATGAACAGCGGCCCTTTCTCCGACTGCACCAACTCCCGCACGGCAGCATCCTGCCACACAGGAATCTTCGCCTGGGATACCTCCTCCAGTATAGGTTTTTGTCGTACCGACTGCCGCACGGCCAGCGCCAGCATCGGAGCGGTGCTGGTGAGGTCCTCGCCAAGTATAAATACGGCGTCGGCTTTCTCTACTTCCCTCAAAGAAGGCGTACGGGCGGGGCCATTTCGAAGTATATGCAGCGCCAGGTCTACCAGGTCATGGTCCACATCCGACACGCCGTGGTGGAAATTATCCTCGCCCACCAGCTTTTTCAGCACATAGTTCGATTCCAGGGATGCCCGCGGAGAGCCGATGCCGATGACGCGGCCGGCGCTGATGGCGGAAGACGCTGCTTTCAGGGCCGGATATTTCTCGGTTGCCTCAGGCAGTCTGCTTCTTACCAAAGGCTTTCTAACGCGACCTGCGCTGTTCACAAACTCATAGCCGAAGCGGCCACGGTCGCAGAGGAAATATCCGTTCACTTCGCCATTATACCGGTTGGTGATGTTGCGCAGGGTACCGTAGCGTTCGCCAGCGATGGTGTTGCAACCTAGGCTGCAGTGGTGGCAGACAGAGGGGGCAGAAGTAAGATCCCATTTACGGGTGTAGTGCTGCTTTAAGGTCTTATCTGTGAACACGCCGGTGGGGCACACTTCTGCCAGGTTGCCGCTGAACTCGCTCTCCAGCACCCCGTCTTCGGCGCGGCCAAAGTACAAATGGTTGTGGGCGGCGAACACGTCAAGATCCTTTCCGCCGGCATAGTCTTTATAATAGCGCACACAGCGGTAGCACTGGATGCAGCGGTTCATTTCGTGGTTCAGGAAGGGGCCAAGGTATTGGTTGATATAGGTGCGCTTATCGAAGCGGTACGCCCGGTAGTTGTGGCCTGTCATCACGGTCATGTCCTGCAGGTGGCAGGCACCGCCCTCGTCGCACACGGCGCAGTCGTGGGGGTGATTAGTCATGAGCCAGCCGATGATGTGCGCCCGGAATTCCTTGGCCTCCAGATCGGCAATAGAAATACGCATACCATCTCGCACCTGCTCCATGCACGACATAAAGAGCTTACCCTTGGTGTCGTTCTCGTCCTTGTATACTTTCACAGCGCACTGGCGGCAGGCCCCGATGGAGCCCATGGCCGGGTGCCAGCAAAAGTAGGGCAGGTCCTTGCCGAGGGTGAGGCAGGTTTCGAGCAGGTTCTTGCCTGTCTGCACGTCGTAGGGGTGGTTATCTATATAGATGGTTGCCATGCTTTGCTTTTGCTCCAGGGACAGTGGTGTTCGTGAATATGCCGTTCAAAATCCTCTCTGAAGTATTTCAGAGCGCTCTGCAGGGGTTCCATGGCGCCGGGCGCGAGGGCGCAGAAGGTATTGCCGGGGCCGAGGTATTTGGTATGGAAGTCAAGGGTGAGCAGGTGTTCGGGTTTACCCTCGCCTTTATCGATGGCCAGGAGTATTTTCTCTACCCAGGGCAGCCCTTCGCGGCAAGGCGTGCAGAATCCGCAGGACTCCTGCGCAAAGAAGTGCTGCAGGTTCAGCGTAAAACCCACGGGGCAGGTCTGGTCGTCTAGGATAATCATCGTGCCGGTACCCATGCGGCTGCCAGCCACCTGAATGGAAGGATAATCCATGGGCAGATCGAGGTGCTCTTCTACCAGAAAATCGGTGGAGGCCCCGCCAGGCAAAAGGCCCCGGAACAGATAGCCGTCCTGC is a window of Pontibacter kalidii DNA encoding:
- the nuoG gene encoding NADH-quinone oxidoreductase subunit NuoG, which codes for MATIYIDNHPYDVQTGKNLLETCLTLGKDLPYFCWHPAMGSIGACRQCAVKVYKDENDTKGKLFMSCMEQVRDGMRISIADLEAKEFRAHIIGWLMTNHPHDCAVCDEGGACHLQDMTVMTGHNYRAYRFDKRTYINQYLGPFLNHEMNRCIQCYRCVRYYKDYAGGKDLDVFAAHNHLYFGRAEDGVLESEFSGNLAEVCPTGVFTDKTLKQHYTRKWDLTSAPSVCHHCSLGCNTIAGERYGTLRNITNRYNGEVNGYFLCDRGRFGYEFVNSAGRVRKPLVRSRLPEATEKYPALKAASSAISAGRVIGIGSPRASLESNYVLKKLVGEDNFHHGVSDVDHDLVDLALHILRNGPARTPSLREVEKADAVFILGEDLTSTAPMLALAVRQSVRQKPILEEVSQAKIPVWQDAAVRELVQSEKGPLFIAHYTPTKLDELATLSFFDSPDTIARLGFAVANLIDPDSPEVRGITEEGQELAQQITDALLAAKNPLIISGTSSGSERVLKAAANIAHALKTREKAVGISLVVPECNSMGLAMLGGHKLESAFEAVMNGYADTVIILENDLYRRASAATIDQFLKNCKQVIVLDHLHNATTEKAGILLPAAPFSEADGTLINNEGRAQRFFQVYPTAEEIQESWHWLAEIGTIMADEQITSWHGYDAIVKAIAKEYPELEGVSKTAPPSDFRVAGQRIPREPHRFSGRTSMLANINVNEPKPAEDPDSPLSYTMEGYRGQPPSSMIPFFWAPGWNSNQQATNKYQEEVGGHLKGGDPGVRLIEPAGTAPFSTAVPQKFVPLEGHLYMLPLHHTFGSEELSNQSPSIRERIPEAYVAINAADAIRMKLDEGQLLSFSIEGQIYQLPVRLSQTIPSGTAGMPTGLPGVPFAELPAWAILNRDIKWKQQPQTTF